Proteins found in one Miscanthus floridulus cultivar M001 chromosome 4, ASM1932011v1, whole genome shotgun sequence genomic segment:
- the LOC136552967 gene encoding LOW QUALITY PROTEIN: ribonucleases P/MRP protein subunit POP1-like (The sequence of the model RefSeq protein was modified relative to this genomic sequence to represent the inferred CDS: deleted 4 bases in 3 codons) — protein MAGVPPPPRQLEVRRFAAARAGELRSLYAAVSSRLDDAGGRQQPRSARRRTTGHLPNKRRRRGAGEVGTGDDGGLPARKQSRRVRRRLELAGNPAEGFSVAGDGARRLRTHLWYAKRFSMERRWGFILPVGAQGRGRGSRSVLKRLKNGTTVHDAGYFIPIELDGPEDALLSILRMVLRPSPAEKTPDLKHLQDQVMRGVCYENAMLWDVRSMHSQIVGPVTYMWRPFSRADDKSEIEGDPCSSHSIHDESGNSSRRQLWIWIHPAALDEGISVIRFACERQVFQDSAGVVKCCSLEGKIARLEVNGCKAMQSLKKILHPTNSSNINMVSDTSDISASTDTPLDSLTCPSFRKHPVIDNADILQPGAILSMVVHDPREVSVNGTDSSKLASLDKQSKVLEEDVAPNANEASSEVANMLPLMWMHPGKHDIFLSDCRELWDSRQSINPPVSDEVLCKEKHCERMKFFYLDSGNDQGRTTQEKDNFIRSCPVILLKHAREGMPALGWSIILPLSWVKPFWLFLVSHGAHAIGLRERRWIAAKFRMPCFPYDYPDSKAYASYASKEAAGFDKVAERCPVAKRPPSVPVPPLWHCIMTCFHKDDDILGVLEVDDLVRANMTLPKNSSVHSKSGDAEPSQANVASLQLHVPRTTQMLRQYVEDFDLKYLSSSSDMKVDSDQPNLASNDTVKMARFTSELCLTRVLIRAFKVGSFEEGAVVCAPFPSDLSAWKIRSKEEEEEECIEKWELQLPQSHVSSYFAWFDPSASSLKLPTDDTAREAFRWPIGFVTSGFIHGSNGQDAVAVAFCEAKLLAVLRRQQWAHENLQSREICVLVRNARSAAYRRALATIVLEHQESDLEFL, from the exons ATGGCCggtgtgccgccgccgccgcggcagctCGAGGTGCGGCGCTTCGCGGCCGCCCGCGCCGGCGAGCTCCGCTCCCTCTACGCAGCCGTCTCGTCCCGACTCGACGACGCCGGCGGCCGGCAACAGCCCCGTTCCGCGCGCCGCCGCACCACAGGGCACCTCCCCAacaagcgccgccgccgcggagccGGAGAGGTTGGCACCGGGGACGACGGGGGCCTCCCGGCGCGGAAACAGTCGAGGAGGGTGAGGCGGCGGCTGGAGCTCGCCGGCAACCCCGCGGAGGGGTTCTCGGTCGCCGGCGACGGTGCGCGGCGGCTGCGCACGCACCTGTGGTATGCGAAAAGGTTCTCCATGGAGAGGCGGTGGGGATTCATCTTGCCCGTCGGTGCCCAGGGGAG GGGGAGGGGCTCAAGGAGTGTTCTCAAACGTCTGAAAAATGGCACGACTGTCCATGATGCTGGCTACTTCATTCCAATTGAGCTAGATGGTCCAGAG GACGCCCTGTTATCCATTCTCAGAATGGTTCTGCGCCCGTCTCCTGCAGAAAAAACACCTGATTTGAAGCATCTACAAGATCAAGTTATGCGAGGTGTTTGCTATGAGAATGCTATG CTTTGGGATGTTAGGAGTATGCATTCTCAAATTGTTGGACCAGTAACGTATATGTGGCGTCCATTCTCAAGAGCAGATGACAAATCTGAGATTGAAGGAGATCCATGCTCTTCTCACAGCATTCACGACGAAAGCGGCAATTCCTCACGACGCCAGTTGTGGATATGGATTCATCCCGCTGCACTCGATGAAGGGATTAGTGTGATAAGATTTGCATGTGAGAGACAGGT ATTCCAAGATTCCGCTGGTGTTGTCAAATGTTGCTCATTAGAGGGAAAAATTGCAAGATTGGAAGTCAATGGATGCAAGGCTATGCAATCTCTTAAGAAGATTTTGCATCCAACCAA TTCAAGTAATATCAATATGGTATCAGATACAAGTGATATCTCTGCATCAACTGATACTCCCCTAGATTCCCTTACCTGTCCCTCA TTTCGAAAGCATCCTGTCATTGATAATGCTGACATTCTTCAGCCTGGTGCTATACTATCCATGGTAGTTCATGACCCCAGAGAAGTTTCAGTCAACGGAACAGATTCTTCTAAATTAGCCTCCCTTGACAAGCAGAGCAAAGTTTTGGAGGAAGATGTAGCCCCAAATGCTAATGAGGCGTCATCAGAGGTTGCAAATATGTTGCCATTGATGTGGATGCACCCTGGGAAGCATGATATATTCCTTTCTGACTGTAGGGAACTGTGGGACTCCAGGCAAAGCATAAATCCTCCTGTGTCAGATGAGGTTCTTTGTAAGGAGAAGCACTGTGAACGTATGAAGTTTTTCTACTTGGATTCAGGAAATGATCAAGGGCGAACAACCCAAGAGAAGGATAACTTCATTCGATCCTGCCCGGTTATTCTTTTGAAACATGCCAGAGAGGGAATGCCTGCTCTAGG GTGGTCCATCATTCTACCTTTGAGTTGGGTGAAAcctttctggctctttctagtaTCTCATGGTGCCCATGCAATTGGCTTAAGAGAGAGACGGTGGATTGCAGCAAAG TTCAGAATGCCATGCTTTCCTTATGATTATCCAGACAGCAAAGCATATGCATCATATGCATCCAAAGAAGCTGCTGGTTTTGATAAAGTAGCTGAGCGCTGCCCTGTTGCCAAGAGACCTCCAAGCGTTCCTGTGCCTCCTTTATGGCACTGTATCATGACTTGTTTTCATAAAGATGATGACATATTGGGTGTTCTTGAAGTAGACGACTTAGTGCGGGCTAATATGACATTACCTAAAAACTCGTCTGTACATTCCAAATCTGGAGATGCAGAA CCATCGCAAGCAAATGTTGCATCCTTGCAACTTCATGTGCCAAGAACCACCCAAATGTTGAGACAATATGTGGAAGATTTTGATTTGAAATATCTGAGTTCATCATCTGACATGAAAGTGGATTCTGATCAACCCAACTTAGCTTCTAATGACACTGTCAAAATGGCACGATTCACGAGTGAATTATGCCTTACAAGGGTTCTGATCCGAGCTTTCAAGGTA GGTTCTTTCGAAGAGGGTGCTGTCGTTTGTGCCCCATTTCCTTCAGATCTTTCAGCTTGGAAAATCAG atcaaaggaagaagaagaggaagaatgcATAGAAAAATGGGAACTCCAGCTTCCTCAGTCCCATGTTAGTTCCTATTTCGCCTGGTTTGATCCTAGTGCCAGCAGCCTTAAGTTGCCTACAGATGACACCGCACGGGAAGCTTTCAGGTGGCCGATAGGCTTTGTGACCAGCGGTTTCATCCATGGAAG TAACGGGCAAGACGCAGTTGCGGTCGCATTCTGCGAGGCAAAGCTTCTGGCAGTATTGAGGCGACAGCAATGGGCCCATGAAAACTTGCAGAGCCGGGAGATCTGCGTCCTTGTCAGGAACGCAAGATCGGCTGCATACCGACGAGCGCTGGCCACGATCGTCCTGGAGCATCAGGAATCAGACCTGGAGTTTCTGTAG